The proteins below come from a single Gemmatimonadota bacterium genomic window:
- a CDS encoding 2'-5' RNA ligase family protein, translating to MNGIFIIAELDGAIAERVHALQERFDPKLAAELPPHVTILGSSGAGPIAPDTTVAELRAVIEPIAAATAPLTLTFGAPMRFLQREIVSLPLDPHGPVRALHEALKQSGLRYSAARYPFTPHCTLSFYPTITPESLRAMLRVRESEPWTLRTLRVFHTRDPQPSKHLFDVTLTG from the coding sequence ATGAACGGCATCTTTATTATTGCGGAACTCGATGGCGCGATTGCCGAACGTGTGCACGCGCTGCAGGAACGGTTCGATCCAAAGCTCGCGGCTGAGCTGCCGCCGCACGTGACGATTCTCGGATCGAGTGGCGCAGGACCGATCGCGCCCGATACGACCGTAGCGGAACTGCGTGCCGTGATCGAGCCCATTGCCGCGGCAACAGCGCCACTCACGCTGACCTTTGGCGCACCCATGCGTTTTCTGCAGCGCGAGATAGTGTCGCTGCCGCTCGATCCACACGGCCCAGTGCGCGCACTGCACGAAGCACTCAAGCAGAGCGGACTTCGATACTCGGCCGCGCGGTACCCATTCACTCCGCACTGCACGCTCAGTTTTTACCCGACCATCACGCCCGAGTCATTGCGTGCGATGCTACGGGTGCGCGAGAGCGAACCGTGGACGCTCCGCACCTTGCGGGTGTTTCATACCCGCGACCCGCAGCCGTCGAAACATCTCTTTGACGTGACGCTCACAGGCTGA
- a CDS encoding TlpA disulfide reductase family protein, with amino-acid sequence MDLILTHGARTHRLGRLLGSALFAMLLAALPLAAQESGIAVGSAAPSATVETLDGKASDLSQLIGKSPVVIEFWATWCENCKELEPVWLAMQKKYVGKVQFASVAVGVNQSAELVRRYVDRHKLGGTQFYDRTGKAVDAYDVPATSYVVVINKNGKVVYGGVGGRQDLDAAIRKAF; translated from the coding sequence GTGGATCTGATTCTCACGCACGGCGCTCGCACGCATCGCCTCGGACGTCTCTTGGGTTCCGCGCTCTTCGCGATGTTGCTCGCCGCGCTTCCGCTCGCCGCGCAGGAAAGTGGAATCGCCGTCGGCTCGGCCGCGCCATCTGCCACGGTCGAAACCCTCGACGGCAAGGCGAGCGACTTGTCGCAGTTGATCGGCAAGTCGCCAGTCGTCATTGAGTTCTGGGCCACCTGGTGCGAGAACTGCAAAGAACTCGAGCCAGTGTGGCTCGCGATGCAAAAGAAATACGTGGGCAAGGTGCAGTTCGCGAGCGTCGCTGTTGGCGTCAACCAAAGCGCAGAACTCGTGCGACGTTACGTTGACCGCCACAAACTCGGCGGCACGCAGTTCTACGATCGCACTGGCAAGGCAGTCGATGCGTACGACGTTCCCGCCACGAGCTACGTCGTGGTCATCAACAAGAATGGCAAAGTGGTCTACGGTGGCGTGGGTGGACGACAGGATCTCGACGCTGCCATCCGGAAGGCCTTCTAA
- a CDS encoding sulfite exporter TauE/SafE family protein, translating to MDITNIASRLSGNPLTAIPVLFLAGVLTSFTPCVYPMIPITAAIVGGTSVGRPGKARALALSLTYVVGLSVVYATLGLFAGLSGSLFGSVSSNPWLLFVMANVLVLAALSMLDVIPVRVPSALLTRAASAGEGGRFAGALVMGAMSGLVAAPCSAPVMAAVLTWVTSTKSAALGFAYLFAFSLGMCTLLVAVGVSSGSLARLPRAGAWMLWIKRVFAIVMLGVAEYYLLKAGQLWI from the coding sequence GTGGATATCACAAATATTGCTTCCAGACTCTCCGGCAACCCGCTAACGGCCATCCCCGTACTTTTCCTTGCCGGGGTCCTGACCAGCTTCACCCCGTGCGTCTATCCGATGATCCCCATCACCGCGGCGATCGTCGGCGGCACCTCCGTTGGGCGGCCAGGAAAGGCTCGAGCGCTGGCGCTCTCCCTCACGTATGTCGTTGGCCTGTCAGTAGTTTACGCCACGCTTGGACTGTTCGCAGGACTCAGCGGTTCGCTCTTTGGGTCGGTTAGCAGCAACCCTTGGCTCCTCTTTGTGATGGCCAATGTCCTCGTCTTGGCCGCCCTTTCGATGCTCGATGTGATCCCCGTTCGAGTCCCATCCGCCCTTCTCACCCGCGCCGCATCGGCAGGCGAGGGGGGGAGGTTCGCCGGCGCCCTCGTGATGGGAGCCATGAGCGGACTCGTCGCGGCCCCCTGCTCCGCCCCAGTTATGGCGGCGGTGCTCACCTGGGTCACCTCGACCAAGTCGGCCGCCCTCGGATTTGCCTATCTTTTTGCCTTCTCGCTGGGCATGTGCACGCTCCTCGTCGCGGTCGGGGTATCCAGCGGTAGCCTAGCTCGCCTCCCGCGCGCCGGCGCGTGGATGCTCTGGATCAAACGGGTGTTCGCCATCGTCATGCTCGGCGTTGCCGAGTACTACCTATTGAAGGCAGGCCAGCTGTGGATCTGA
- a CDS encoding DPP IV N-terminal domain-containing protein, with the protein MPFRPLLRAAVRSARLVSSVALLLSIAVPDRAAAQGTLADYKRSDGLRAAVTGLVVAAPEPANWIEHTNTFWYRRAVRGGSDFVLYDVASAKKRPAFDHDKLAASLSRVMSKPYTGLTLPFTAFAFADSGRRIAVRFDSTAWLCSLADYACAKDSTAAAGRGGGAAPGSGTGPNDRPRLSPDGRLEAFVRNFNVAVRTVGSTKDSLLSTDGSEGNAYRIQSIVWAPDSKKLAAFRVKPGYQRMVRYVESSPADQLQPKTFERFYAKPGDVLDVQQPVLFNLSTHTESVVDATLFPNPYNLARLAWRKDGRAVTFEYNERGHQLFRVLEADASTGRVRAVIEERMPTFFEYSAKLFRFDVDDGKEVVWMSERDGWNHLYLYDGISGRVKQQITKGRWVVRGVDSVDVTQRQIWFRASGMDAKQDPYFVQYYRINFDGTALTALTQADGNHVVHFSADHSMYVDTWSRVDVPPVSQLRRTSDQAVLQELERGDASALRATGWQPPEPFVAKARDGVTDIWGVIIRPTNFDASRHYPVVENIYAGPQDSFVPKTFAAFNAMQTIAELGFIVVQIDGMGTSNRSKAFHDVAWKNLGDAGFADRILWHKAVAAKYPWYDISRVGIYGTSAGGQNSLGALLFHPEFYKVAFSAAGCHDNRMDKIWWNEQWMGWPLGPEYAASSNVDHAKQLEGKLLLLVGELDTNVDPSSTMQVVNALIKADKFFDLLVIPGANHTSGGPYGDRKRNDFFVHHLLGVEPPDRNALPLKASGDNDDAAASWDAIWAAWGKARD; encoded by the coding sequence ATGCCGTTCCGCCCGCTTCTTCGTGCCGCCGTGCGCAGTGCTCGGTTGGTGAGCTCCGTCGCATTGCTATTGTCTATCGCCGTCCCCGATCGGGCCGCCGCGCAGGGCACGCTCGCCGACTACAAACGCTCCGACGGGCTGCGCGCCGCCGTGACGGGGCTGGTGGTCGCGGCGCCGGAGCCAGCCAACTGGATCGAGCACACCAACACGTTTTGGTACCGCCGAGCCGTCCGTGGTGGCAGCGATTTTGTTCTCTACGACGTGGCGTCAGCGAAAAAACGGCCGGCGTTTGACCACGACAAACTGGCCGCGTCGCTCTCCCGCGTCATGAGTAAGCCGTACACGGGGCTCACACTTCCCTTTACCGCCTTTGCGTTTGCTGACAGCGGCCGCCGCATCGCCGTCCGGTTCGACAGCACAGCGTGGCTCTGCTCACTCGCCGATTACGCCTGTGCCAAAGATTCCACGGCTGCAGCAGGGCGCGGTGGCGGGGCAGCGCCAGGCTCCGGGACCGGCCCGAATGACCGGCCACGCCTCTCCCCGGACGGTCGGCTGGAAGCATTCGTCAGGAACTTCAACGTGGCGGTGCGCACGGTTGGATCTACCAAGGATTCGCTGCTCAGCACCGATGGCTCTGAGGGCAACGCGTATCGGATTCAAAGCATCGTGTGGGCTCCCGATTCCAAAAAACTCGCCGCCTTCCGCGTCAAGCCCGGCTACCAGCGCATGGTGCGCTACGTGGAATCGTCGCCAGCCGATCAGCTACAGCCCAAGACGTTTGAGCGATTCTATGCCAAGCCGGGCGACGTGCTCGACGTGCAACAGCCCGTCCTCTTCAATCTCTCCACCCACACCGAATCGGTCGTCGACGCGACACTGTTTCCGAATCCCTACAACCTCGCACGCCTCGCGTGGCGCAAGGACGGCCGCGCCGTGACGTTCGAGTACAACGAACGCGGTCATCAACTTTTCCGCGTGCTCGAAGCCGACGCCTCCACTGGGCGCGTGCGTGCCGTTATCGAAGAACGGATGCCCACGTTCTTTGAGTACTCGGCTAAGCTGTTCCGGTTCGACGTAGACGACGGAAAAGAAGTTGTTTGGATGTCGGAGCGAGACGGTTGGAATCACCTCTACCTGTACGACGGCATCTCGGGCCGCGTGAAACAACAAATCACCAAAGGCCGATGGGTGGTGCGTGGTGTGGATAGTGTGGACGTCACGCAACGGCAAATCTGGTTTCGCGCGAGTGGCATGGACGCCAAGCAGGATCCGTATTTCGTCCAGTACTATCGGATCAACTTCGACGGCACCGCACTCACCGCGCTGACGCAGGCCGATGGCAACCATGTGGTGCACTTCTCGGCCGATCACAGCATGTACGTCGACACCTGGTCGCGCGTGGACGTGCCGCCCGTCTCGCAGCTCCGTCGGACAAGCGATCAGGCGGTGCTACAAGAACTCGAGCGCGGCGACGCGAGCGCATTGCGCGCCACTGGATGGCAACCGCCGGAGCCCTTCGTCGCAAAAGCACGCGATGGTGTCACCGATATTTGGGGCGTCATCATCCGGCCCACGAACTTCGATGCGAGTCGACACTATCCGGTGGTTGAGAACATCTACGCCGGACCACAAGACTCATTCGTCCCCAAAACATTCGCGGCGTTCAATGCGATGCAAACGATCGCGGAGCTCGGATTCATTGTTGTGCAAATCGATGGTATGGGGACGTCGAATCGCTCCAAGGCGTTTCATGACGTCGCCTGGAAGAACCTCGGCGACGCGGGCTTTGCCGATCGTATTCTCTGGCACAAAGCGGTGGCGGCAAAGTACCCGTGGTACGACATCTCGCGCGTTGGAATTTACGGCACCTCAGCCGGCGGGCAGAACTCGCTCGGTGCCCTCCTGTTCCATCCGGAGTTCTATAAAGTCGCGTTCAGTGCCGCCGGTTGTCATGACAATCGGATGGACAAGATCTGGTGGAATGAACAGTGGATGGGATGGCCGCTTGGCCCGGAGTATGCAGCCTCATCCAATGTCGACCATGCGAAACAGTTGGAGGGAAAACTGTTACTGCTGGTCGGAGAACTCGACACGAACGTCGATCCCTCCAGCACGATGCAGGTCGTCAACGCCCTCATCAAGGCGGACAAGTTCTTTGACCTGTTGGTCATCCCGGGCGCGAATCACACGTCGGGCGGCCCGTACGGTGATCGCAAGCGCAATGACTTCTTCGTCCATCACCTACTCGGCGTCGAACCGCCGGACCGCAACGCGTTACCACTCAAGGCATCAGGTGATAACGATGATGCGGCGGCATCGTGGGATGCCATTTGGGCCGCCTGGGGGAAGGCGCGCGACTGA
- a CDS encoding alpha/beta hydrolase, which produces MHPALRRGGMYVGASAVLLYIGAMGYLKVNETDFVYHPSIEQYENGRINPPADTLQARPVTFSSTDGAKLAAWVMPPMQNDSTALWVLISHGNAGNITLTKRQDFYTRLRALGVGLFAYEYRGFGASEKRPITEAGLYNDAQGAYDYLRKTLGVPSNRIIIFGHSLGSGVAIELATHAEAAGLIVEGAYTGVDRVAAERYPIFPIRALMANHFPSLERIDRVSMPKLFLHANNDAVIPFAHGRALYNRAREPREFVETGGGHEDAYRLDPRYLESFGAFVRRVAPSQGPQGESPLRPR; this is translated from the coding sequence ATGCATCCCGCACTGCGACGCGGTGGCATGTACGTGGGCGCCAGCGCGGTGCTGCTGTACATCGGCGCGATGGGGTACCTCAAGGTCAACGAAACAGACTTCGTGTATCACCCGAGCATTGAGCAGTACGAAAACGGCCGCATCAATCCGCCAGCGGACACACTCCAAGCGCGCCCCGTCACCTTTTCCAGTACGGATGGTGCCAAGCTCGCAGCATGGGTGATGCCTCCCATGCAAAATGATTCCACCGCGCTCTGGGTACTCATCAGTCACGGCAACGCCGGCAACATCACGCTCACCAAGCGACAGGACTTCTACACGCGTCTGCGTGCACTCGGCGTGGGCTTGTTCGCGTATGAGTACCGCGGTTTTGGCGCGAGCGAAAAACGTCCAATCACCGAAGCTGGTCTGTATAACGACGCGCAGGGTGCCTACGACTACTTGCGCAAAACACTCGGCGTTCCGTCGAACCGCATCATCATTTTCGGCCACTCGCTCGGTTCTGGCGTAGCGATCGAGCTCGCCACACACGCCGAAGCGGCCGGGTTGATTGTTGAGGGAGCGTACACCGGCGTGGATCGCGTGGCCGCCGAACGCTATCCGATTTTTCCGATCCGCGCGCTGATGGCAAATCATTTTCCATCGCTCGAACGCATCGATCGCGTGTCCATGCCCAAGCTCTTCCTCCACGCCAACAACGACGCGGTCATTCCTTTTGCGCACGGCCGCGCGCTCTACAACCGTGCGCGGGAACCGCGCGAGTTTGTGGAGACCGGCGGCGGACACGAAGATGCATATCGGTTGGACCCGCGCTACCTCGAATCCTTTGGCGCGTTTGTCCGTCGCGTCGCGCCGTCGCAGGGGCCGCAGGGCGAGTCACCACTGCGCCCACGCTAG
- a CDS encoding glycosyltransferase family 39 protein: MPAPSTRFRVNPWVALFFSALLIIGLSVFRDYGISWDEIPTREFGQMYVAQQIPDIYALEALRAEKGFAWERHGPVFEIGLATMERVAAFSDIRSAFFARHFATFLVFVLGVALFYAFCRRRFGTGLSLFASGMLVLTPLFFAHAFYNTKDVPFLTLFVATMLTLCVWLERPSWPIVIGHAVLTSMLVSTRILGLLAVGFTIVLTLLRHRDRAALIRLAAYAVLIALLLPLFWPVLRIDYWGVFSQAVLNASSNTLSPRSVMLWGASVSPKQLPWYYIPSWMLVTIPIPYLVLFVAGAAVVARRAITEWREVLQAPSQDLVVVCWFAAPLLMTIVLHPILYDGWRHLYFVYPALLYLSVCGADAIWAWSRRWTAEWPARRRAAVAAIGAALCLAPSVNFMATSHPFEHLYFNQMAGADLATARGRFDFDYWGLSYRPMLERLVRMDSSAVIKVRVENYPGVANSLMLVPSDRRRLQYVKSLEEADYFITNFRYADDPKPDRGELFSLRLGSATIASLYKVPKP; encoded by the coding sequence ATGCCCGCTCCTTCTACTCGATTTCGCGTCAATCCGTGGGTCGCGCTGTTCTTTTCCGCGCTACTCATTATTGGGTTGTCCGTGTTCCGCGATTACGGCATCTCGTGGGACGAGATACCGACACGCGAGTTTGGGCAGATGTATGTCGCGCAACAGATTCCCGACATCTACGCGCTTGAAGCGTTGCGCGCCGAAAAAGGATTTGCGTGGGAGCGCCATGGCCCAGTGTTCGAAATCGGGCTGGCGACTATGGAGCGCGTCGCGGCCTTTTCCGACATTCGCTCGGCATTCTTTGCGCGACATTTCGCGACCTTCCTCGTGTTCGTGCTGGGCGTTGCACTGTTCTATGCGTTCTGCCGGCGCCGGTTCGGAACAGGACTCTCGCTCTTTGCCTCTGGAATGCTCGTGTTGACGCCGCTGTTCTTTGCGCACGCGTTTTACAACACGAAAGACGTCCCGTTCCTCACGCTGTTCGTGGCGACGATGCTCACGTTGTGCGTGTGGTTGGAGCGACCCTCCTGGCCGATCGTGATCGGTCACGCGGTGCTCACGTCGATGTTGGTGAGTACGCGCATCCTCGGCTTGCTGGCCGTTGGCTTCACGATCGTACTGACACTGCTTCGGCACCGTGACCGCGCCGCGCTCATTCGCCTTGCCGCATACGCCGTGTTGATCGCGCTGCTCCTGCCGCTGTTCTGGCCTGTGCTGCGGATTGACTACTGGGGCGTGTTTTCGCAGGCGGTCCTGAACGCGAGTAGCAACACGTTGAGCCCGCGGTCGGTGATGTTGTGGGGCGCGTCTGTCTCGCCGAAGCAGTTGCCGTGGTACTACATCCCGTCGTGGATGCTGGTCACGATTCCGATTCCATACCTCGTGCTGTTTGTGGCTGGCGCGGCGGTCGTCGCGCGTCGCGCCATCACGGAGTGGCGTGAGGTGCTGCAGGCACCGAGTCAGGATCTGGTGGTGGTGTGCTGGTTTGCCGCGCCGTTGTTGATGACGATTGTCCTGCATCCGATTCTGTACGACGGATGGCGGCATTTGTACTTCGTCTATCCAGCGCTGTTGTATCTGAGCGTGTGCGGTGCAGACGCGATATGGGCGTGGAGCCGTCGCTGGACTGCGGAATGGCCGGCGCGTCGGCGCGCCGCAGTCGCTGCGATCGGCGCGGCGCTTTGTCTCGCGCCCTCGGTGAACTTCATGGCGACGAGTCACCCCTTTGAGCATCTGTATTTCAATCAGATGGCCGGCGCTGATCTTGCGACCGCGCGCGGTCGGTTTGACTTCGACTACTGGGGACTGTCGTACCGGCCGATGTTGGAGCGGTTGGTGCGCATGGACTCATCCGCGGTCATCAAGGTGCGCGTCGAGAACTATCCGGGCGTGGCGAACTCACTGATGCTCGTGCCGAGCGATCGTCGACGGTTGCAATACGTAAAATCGCTCGAGGAAGCGGATTACTTCATCACGAATTTTCGGTATGCGGACGACCCCAAGCCGGATCGAGGTGAACTCTTCTCGCTCCGGCTTGGCTCGGCGACAATCGCCTCGTTGTACAAAGTGCCCAAGCCGTAA
- a CDS encoding GntR family transcriptional regulator, whose amino-acid sequence MTAAIRKPRANARPKAAPIVAVERQNDAVYAEIRDMIVSGRLAPGARLVEAELAAHFGVSRTPLREVLRRLEQEGNVTRTPTARQTRLVVSPMTREDARELFHVVAALDGLGARDAAGLSTKARATLFRKLRDINTALGSASKARRPDHHTLVALDESFHRTYVHAAAGPRLRLLYDAVKPQAERYERLYVSFLTNELSTSVTEHDRIARAIRDGNASEAQRAAQANWQNAAERLAGVIARSGERGAWG is encoded by the coding sequence GTGACCGCGGCTATTCGGAAACCTCGGGCGAACGCACGTCCCAAAGCTGCGCCGATCGTTGCCGTTGAGCGTCAGAACGATGCCGTGTACGCCGAGATACGGGATATGATTGTGTCGGGGCGACTGGCTCCGGGCGCGCGGTTGGTAGAAGCAGAGCTTGCGGCACACTTTGGCGTGAGTCGTACACCACTGCGGGAAGTGCTGCGTCGATTGGAACAAGAAGGCAACGTCACTCGCACACCGACGGCGCGTCAGACGCGTCTGGTGGTGTCGCCGATGACGCGGGAAGATGCACGCGAGTTGTTTCACGTTGTGGCGGCGCTCGACGGACTGGGCGCACGGGATGCGGCGGGACTGTCGACCAAGGCACGCGCCACGCTCTTTCGCAAACTGCGCGACATCAACACCGCGCTGGGCAGCGCATCGAAAGCGCGCCGCCCAGACCATCACACGTTGGTGGCGCTCGACGAAAGTTTTCACCGCACGTACGTGCACGCGGCGGCTGGCCCGCGACTGCGCTTGTTGTACGATGCCGTGAAGCCGCAGGCAGAGCGTTATGAGCGGCTCTATGTGAGTTTCTTGACCAATGAGCTCAGCACATCGGTGACGGAGCACGATCGCATTGCCCGCGCGATTCGGGATGGCAATGCCAGCGAAGCCCAGCGCGCCGCGCAGGCGAACTGGCAGAACGCGGCCGAACGCCTTGCCGGTGTGATCGCTCGCAGCGGAGAACGCGGGGCGTGGGGGTGA
- the ettA gene encoding energy-dependent translational throttle protein EttA: MAPQLIYVMKGLRKVIPPARIILDDIWLSFYPGAKIGVLGPNGSGKSSLLKIMAGIDQEFQGEAWAHKGTKIGYLSQEPELDPTLDVRGNVELALQEQRAALNEFNAIAMQFAEPMDDAAMDALLVKQGKLQEYIDHHDLWNLDNKIDVAMDALRLPPPDADVTTLSGGEKRRVALCRVLLEEPDMLLLDEPTNHLDAESVAWLEHHLESFAGTVVAITHDRYFLDNVAKWILELDRGRGVPYEGNYSGWLEQKAARMAQEEKVASTRQKTLDRELEWVRLAPRARQAKNKARLQNYEELVSEAQQEKVVQNEIVIPPAPRLGNDVVVANKLKKGFGDKLLFENLTFSLPRAGIVGIIGPNGAGKTTLFRMINGHETADEGTLKVGETVIISYQDQNRTLEGKRTLWEEISGGRELLPVGKKEMNSRAYASSFGFKGPDQQKLVANLSGGERNRLHLAKTLLTGGNLLMLDEPTNDLDVDTLRALEEAVLDFGGCAVIISHDRWFLDRVATHILAFEGDSDVVWFEGNFQAYIEDLKRRKGPDADQPHRIKYKKLVRG, translated from the coding sequence ATGGCGCCGCAGCTTATTTATGTAATGAAGGGCCTGCGCAAGGTGATTCCGCCCGCGCGCATCATTCTCGACGACATCTGGCTGTCGTTTTACCCTGGCGCCAAGATCGGCGTGCTCGGACCAAACGGGTCGGGCAAGTCGTCGCTGCTCAAAATCATGGCCGGCATCGACCAGGAATTTCAGGGCGAAGCCTGGGCGCATAAGGGAACGAAGATCGGCTACCTCTCGCAGGAGCCAGAACTCGATCCCACGCTCGACGTGCGCGGCAATGTGGAACTCGCGCTCCAAGAGCAGCGTGCTGCGCTCAATGAGTTCAATGCGATTGCGATGCAGTTCGCCGAGCCAATGGACGATGCGGCAATGGACGCCTTGCTTGTGAAGCAGGGGAAGCTGCAGGAGTACATTGACCACCACGATCTGTGGAATCTCGACAACAAGATCGACGTGGCAATGGACGCGCTTCGCCTGCCGCCGCCGGATGCGGATGTGACCACGCTCTCTGGTGGTGAGAAGCGTCGCGTGGCGCTCTGTCGCGTGTTGCTCGAAGAGCCCGACATGTTGCTCCTCGACGAACCCACCAACCACCTCGACGCGGAGTCGGTGGCGTGGCTTGAGCATCATCTCGAGAGTTTTGCCGGCACGGTCGTAGCGATCACACACGATCGATACTTCCTCGATAATGTGGCCAAGTGGATTCTTGAACTCGATCGCGGACGTGGTGTGCCGTACGAAGGCAACTACAGTGGTTGGCTCGAGCAGAAGGCGGCGCGTATGGCGCAGGAAGAAAAAGTCGCGAGCACGCGCCAAAAGACACTCGACCGTGAGCTCGAGTGGGTGCGCTTGGCGCCGCGTGCGCGACAGGCCAAGAACAAGGCGCGTTTGCAGAACTACGAAGAACTGGTGAGCGAGGCGCAGCAGGAAAAGGTGGTGCAGAATGAAATCGTCATCCCGCCGGCGCCGCGACTCGGCAACGATGTGGTGGTCGCGAACAAGCTCAAGAAGGGGTTCGGCGACAAGCTGCTCTTTGAGAACCTCACCTTCTCCCTGCCGCGCGCGGGGATTGTCGGGATTATCGGGCCGAACGGCGCCGGTAAGACGACGCTGTTCCGCATGATCAACGGGCACGAAACCGCGGATGAAGGCACGCTCAAGGTCGGCGAGACGGTCATCATCTCGTATCAGGATCAGAACCGAACGTTGGAAGGGAAGCGCACGTTATGGGAGGAGATCTCCGGCGGCCGCGAGTTGCTGCCGGTGGGGAAGAAAGAGATGAACTCCCGTGCGTATGCGTCGTCGTTCGGCTTCAAGGGTCCCGATCAGCAAAAACTGGTCGCGAACTTGTCGGGTGGCGAACGGAATCGGTTGCACTTGGCCAAGACGTTGCTGACGGGTGGCAATCTGTTGATGCTCGACGAACCGACCAACGATCTCGACGTCGATACGTTGCGCGCGCTGGAAGAAGCGGTGCTCGATTTTGGCGGATGTGCGGTGATTATTTCGCACGATCGTTGGTTCCTTGATCGCGTGGCGACGCACATTCTGGCGTTTGAGGGTGATTCGGATGTGGTGTGGTTTGAGGGGAACTTCCAGGCGTACATCGAGGACTTGAAGCGTCGGAAGGGACCGGATGCGGATCAGCCGCATCGGATCAAGTACAAAAAGTTGGTGCGCGGGTAA
- a CDS encoding phosphatase PAP2 family protein has translation MIARTLRRVLLLLAVVSPSVRAQSTTAVAPPEPAVTARESIIFGASLAAAAALLSSDVRMAQWTQAPAHRSALAGHVLTGARLFGDPGSLVLSAGLWAAGQVRGDATMSTDGVRALEAVALSGTITYLIKGAVGRARPYASPADAHNTAFGRGFRDGSDYQSFPSGHTSAAFAFASAITARVASRDEARARWLGPVLYSAAALTGFSRMYDNKHWASDVLFGAGIGTVSGLLLSRHLDHAR, from the coding sequence ATGATCGCACGAACGCTGCGTCGCGTACTGCTGTTGCTTGCGGTAGTGTCGCCTTCCGTGCGCGCACAGTCGACGACGGCCGTCGCTCCACCGGAACCTGCGGTCACCGCGCGTGAATCAATAATTTTTGGCGCAAGCCTCGCCGCGGCGGCGGCATTGCTTTCTTCGGATGTGCGCATGGCGCAGTGGACACAGGCGCCGGCGCACCGAAGTGCGCTCGCCGGCCACGTCCTCACGGGCGCGCGACTCTTTGGTGATCCAGGCTCGCTTGTGCTCAGCGCTGGGCTCTGGGCCGCAGGGCAAGTCCGTGGTGATGCCACCATGAGCACCGACGGAGTGCGCGCCCTTGAAGCGGTGGCGTTGAGCGGCACGATCACCTATCTCATCAAAGGCGCCGTGGGCCGCGCTCGTCCCTACGCGAGTCCGGCTGATGCGCACAACACCGCGTTTGGACGCGGCTTTCGTGACGGGAGTGACTATCAGTCCTTTCCGTCCGGCCACACGTCCGCGGCGTTCGCGTTCGCCTCGGCCATCACGGCGCGCGTGGCGAGTCGCGATGAAGCGCGCGCGCGGTGGCTCGGCCCCGTACTCTACTCGGCGGCGGCGCTCACCGGATTTTCGCGGATGTATGACAACAAGCATTGGGCGAGCGACGTGCTCTTTGGCGCGGGAATCGGTACCGTCAGCGGGTTGCTGCTCTCGCGTCACCTCGATCACGCACGATGA
- a CDS encoding phosphatase PAP2 family protein: protein MSAYVVGVVCDLDRAVQAWMQSPALQHDALLQGMAGLLNWWGGDGVIYCGVLLWIGARVANRRALALVGVRGLEALAVASAISGIIKGVAGRARPFVAPGEPWQFSVLNGWTDAHYFSLPSGHTTATTAFAIAVCMVTLGASRWSRAISGGLLVVSALLVACARMYTDQHWATDVLFGALLGGTVSWWLTRWHLRHGDSAFDRALAGRSATV, encoded by the coding sequence GTGAGTGCGTACGTCGTCGGCGTCGTCTGCGACCTTGACCGTGCGGTACAGGCCTGGATGCAGTCGCCGGCGTTGCAGCACGATGCATTGCTACAAGGGATGGCCGGCCTCCTGAACTGGTGGGGTGGGGACGGTGTCATCTATTGTGGTGTGTTGCTCTGGATCGGGGCACGCGTGGCCAATCGACGCGCACTCGCACTCGTGGGCGTGCGCGGGCTCGAAGCACTCGCGGTGGCGAGTGCGATCAGCGGCATCATCAAAGGTGTGGCCGGCCGCGCGCGGCCCTTTGTTGCGCCGGGTGAGCCGTGGCAGTTCAGTGTGCTGAACGGCTGGACCGATGCCCACTATTTCTCTTTACCGTCGGGTCATACCACAGCCACCACCGCGTTTGCGATTGCCGTCTGCATGGTGACCCTAGGTGCCTCACGGTGGTCGCGGGCAATCAGCGGCGGCCTCTTGGTGGTGTCCGCTCTGCTCGTGGCATGCGCGCGGATGTACACCGATCAACACTGGGCCACGGACGTTCTCTTTGGTGCCCTCCTTGGCGGGACGGTGAGTTGGTGGCTGACGCGTTGGCACCTCCGGCACGGCGACTCGGCGTTCGACCGTGCGCTTGCTGGGCGGAGCGCCACAGTATGA